One region of Citrus sinensis cultivar Valencia sweet orange chromosome 6, DVS_A1.0, whole genome shotgun sequence genomic DNA includes:
- the LOC102608574 gene encoding general transcription factor IIH subunit 2 yields MMNSERKRLNGEAEEEEEDEDDNLNGGLEAWERSYADDRSWEALQEDESGFLRPIDNSAFYHAQYRRRLRDRSLVATTARIQKGLIRYLYIVIDLSRAAAEMDFRPSRMAVVAKQVEAFVREFFDQNPLSQIGLVTVKDGVANCLTDLGGSPEAHIKVLMGKLGCSGDSSLQNALDLVQGLLSQIPSYGHREVLILYSALSTCDPGDIMETIQKCKESKIRCSVIGLSAEMFICKHLCQDTGGSYSVALDESHFKELIMEHAPPPPAIAEFAIANLIKMGFPQRAGEGSISICSCHKEVKVGVGYTCPRCKARVCELPTDCHICGLQLVSSPHLARSYHHLFPIAPFDEVTPLCLNDPRNRSRSTCFGCQQSLLSSGNKPGLYVACPKCKKHFCLECDIYIHESLHNCPGCESLRHSNPIVANEG; encoded by the exons atgatgaattCAGAGAGAAAGCGATTAAATGGagaagcagaagaagaagaagaagatgaagatgacaATTTAAATGGAGGCCTTGAAGCTTGGGAAAGAAGCTACGCTGATGACAGATCATGGGAAGCTTTACAAGAAGACGAGTCTGGGTTTCTTCGACCCATTGACAACTCTGCCTTTTACCATGCTCAATACCGCCGCCGCCTCCGTGATCGTTCTCTAGTAGCCACCACGGCTCGCATCCAAAAGGGTCTCATTCGTTATCTCTATATTGTCATTGATCTTTCTcgg GCAGCTGCAGAGATGGATTTTCGTCCAAGTAGAATGGCCGTTGTTGCAAAACAAGTTGAGGCTTTTGTCAGGGAGTTTTTTGACCAGAATCCCCTTAGTCAAATTGGTTTGGTGACTGTGAAGGATGGGGTTGCTAATTGTTTAACTGATCTTGGTGGGAGCCCTGAGGCTCATATAAAAGTTTTGATGGGTAAGTTGGGATGCTCAGGTGATTCCTCATTACAGAATGCCTTAGATCTTGTACAGGGGCTTCTCAGTCAAATTCCATCGTACGGTCATCGTGAAGTTCTGATCTTATATTCTGCTCTCAGTACTTGTGATCCGGGAGATATAATGGAGACCATTCAGAAATGCAAGGAATCTAAAATTAGATGTTCGGTTATTGGTCTCTCTGCAGAAATGTTTATATGCAAACATCTTTGCCAAGACACTGGTGGATCCTACTCGGTTGCATTGGATGAG TCCCACTTTAAGGAGTTGATAATGGAGCATGCACCCCCACCTCCAGCTATAGCTGAATTTGCAATTGCCAATTTGATCAAGATGGGTTTCCCACAAAGAGCAGGGGAGGGCTCTATTTCAATCTGTTCGTGTCATAAAGAAGTTAAGGTTGGTGTGGGATACACTTGTCCAAGATGCAAAGCTCGTGTCTGTGAGCTACCCACTGATTGTCATATTTGTGGATTGCAACTTGTTTCTTCACCTCATTTGGCAAGGTCATATCATCATCTCTTTCCAATTGCACCATTCGATGAGGTCACTCCGTTATGTTTAAATGATCCACGTAACAGATCGCGATCAACTTGTTTTGGTTGCCAACAAAGTCTTCTCAGTTCTG GAAACAAACCTGGCCTTTATGTTGCTTGCCCAAAATGCAAAAAACACTTTTGCCTAGAGTGTGATATTTATATTCATGAAAGTTTGCACAACTGCCCAGGTTGTGAGAGCTTAAGGCACTCAAACCCAATTGTTGCTAACGAAGGATAA
- the LOC102608283 gene encoding cell division cycle 20.2, cofactor of APC complex-like has product MDAGSMKAESRCPLQEQFLQRKNSKENLDRFIPNRSAMDFDYAHYMVTEGRKDKENNQAMSVCSPSKEAYRKQLAEVFNMNRTRILAFKNKPPTPVELIPEMHSSSASASSSVQQAKLNKPRRHIPQSSERTLDAPDLVDDYYLNLLDWGSSNVLAIALGSTVYLWDASDGTTSELVTVDDENGPVTSVNWAPDGRHIAIGLNNCQVQLWDSTANRQLRTLRGGHRSRVGSLAWNNHILTTGGMDGLIINNDVRVRDHIVETYRGHHQEVCGLKWSASGQQLASGGNDNLLHIWDRSMASSNSVTQWLHRLEEHTSAVKAIAWCPFQSNLLATGGGGGDRCIKFWNTHTGACLNSVDTGSQVCALLWNKNERELLSSHGFTQNQLTLWKYPSMVKMAELSGHTSRVLFMAQSPDGCTVASAAADETLRFWNVFGAPQVISKSAPKPNREPFAQLNRIR; this is encoded by the exons ATGGATGCAGGGTCTATGAAAGCCGAATCTAGATGCCCACTTCAAGAACAGTTTCTTCAGAGAAAGAACTCCaaagaaaat TTGGATAGATTTATACCAAACCGGTCAGCCATGGACTTTGATTATGCTCATTACATGGTAACCGAAGGGAGGAAGGACAAAGAGAATAACCAGGCTATGTCTGTGTGCTCACCATCAAAGGAGGCTTATAGGAAGCAACTGGCGGAGGTTTTTAACATGAACAGAACTCGAATTCTCGCTTTCAAGAACAAGCCACCAACACCCGTTGAACTTATCCCGGAAATGCATTCCTCTTCTGCTTCAGCTTCTTCGTCCGTTCAGCAGGCTAAACTCAACAAGCCTCGCCGGCACATACCTCAG AGCTCTGAGAGGACATTAGATGCGCCTGACCTTGTAGATGATTACTACCTCAACTTGTTGGATTGGGGCAGCAGCAATGTCCTTGCAATAGCACTTGGAAGTACAGTTTATCTTTGGGATGCATCGGACGGTACAACATCAGAACTTGTGACAGTCGATGACGAAAACGGCCCTGTTACAAGTGTCAATTGGGCTCCTGATGGACGCCATATTGCCATTGGTTTAAACAATTGTCAGGTGCAACTATGGGATTCTACTGCTAATAGACAGCTAAGAACATTGAGAGGCGGTCACAGATCAAGGGTTGGATCTCTTGCGTGGAACAATCACATTCTGACAACAGGAGGAATGGATGGTCTGATTATTAACAACGATGTGAGAGTAAGAGATCATATTGTCGAAACATACAGAGGTCACCATCAAGAGGTATGTGGGCTAAAATGGTCTGCTTCAGGACAGCAATTAGCAAGTGGAGGCAATGATAACCTCCTTCACATATGGGACAGATCAAtggcttcttcaaattctGTAACACAGTGGCTTCACAGACTAGAGGAACACACATCTGCTGTCAAGGCTATTGCTTGGTGTCCTTTCCAGAGCAATTTATTAGCCactggtggaggtggaggtgATCGGTGTATAAAATTCTGGAACACTCACACCGGGGCATGCTTGAATTCTGTAGATACGGGATCTCAAGTCTGTGCTTTGCTTTGGAACAAGAATGAGAGAGAGTTGCTTAGCTCCCATGGCTTTACACAGAATCAACTCACACTATGGAAATACCCTTCAATGGTGAAGATGGCAGAGCTTAGTGGGCATACCTCAAGAGTGCTGTTCATGGCGCAGAGCCCAGATGGCTGTACAGTGGCATCAGCAGCAGCAGATGAAACACTCAGATTTTGGAATGTTTTCGGGGCTCCCCAAGTAATTTCTAAATCTGCTCCTAAACCTAACCGCGAACCATTTGCGCAGTTGAATCGCATACGGTGA
- the LOC102608001 gene encoding uncharacterized protein LOC102608001: MERKVLALCSTVGLLGLLSAATGFGAEATRIKGSQVQITSPTQCSYPRSPALGLGLTAALSLLIAQVTINVATGCICCRRGPHPSNSNWTIALVCFVVSWFTFVIAFLLLLTGAALNDQHGEESMYFGNYYCYVVKPGVFAGGAVLSLASVTLGILYYLTLHSAKNSGLWGNSSVPQEGGIAMGQPQFPPQRTQEPVFVHEDTFMRRQFT; encoded by the exons ATGGAGAGAAAGGTTCTAGCTCTGTGCAGTACTGTTGGTCTCTTGGGATTATTATCAGCTGCTACTGGTTTTGGTGCAGAAGCTACTAGGATTaag GGTTCTCAAGTTCAGATCACCTCTCCTACTCAATGTTCATACCCTAGGAGTCCAGCCCTTGGTCTTGGTTTAACGGCAGCATTGTCTCTTTTGATAGCTCAAGTGACGATTAATGTTGCTACTGGGTGTATTTGTTGCAGAAGAGGCCCTCATCCTTCAAACTCTAACTGGACAATAGCATtggtttgttttgttgtttccTG GTTCACATTTGTTATAGCATTTCTCTTGTTGCTAACAGGCGCTGCATTGAACGATCAACATGGTGAAGAGAGTATGTACTTTGGCAATTACTACTGCTATGTTGTGAAACCGGGAGTTTTTGCGGGTGGTGCCGTCTTGTCCCTTGCAAGCGTTACCCTTGGAATTCTCTATTATCTCACCTTACACTCTGCAAAGAACAGTGGTCTTTGGGGCAATTCTTCTGTTCCTCAAGAAGGTGGAATAGCTATGGGACAACCCCAGTTCCCACCACAGAGAACGCAAGAACCTGTTTTTGTGCATGAAGACACATTTATGAGAAGGCAATTTACTTGA
- the LOC127903082 gene encoding protein FAR1-RELATED SEQUENCE 5-like codes for MFACGCSGKSESKSIDVLEPKPIAKTSSDARIGGCVNEDGKWVLQTLNLQHNHGLSLDKVRYFPCNRNISASERKRIEMNDCAGINIVRNFNSVVVEAGGYKNVSFLEKDCRNLVDKARRLQLGEENAMTILNIDLDEHDRLRNVFWADPRSRAVYKYFRDIITFDTTYLTNKYDMPFSPVVGIIHHG; via the exons ATGTTTGCATGTGGTTGTAGTGGCAAGTCAGAAAGTAAATCTATTGATGTGCTAGAGCCAAAACCTATTGCGAAAACTAGTTCTGATGCTAGAATTGGAGGTTGTGTAAATGAAGATGGAAAATGGGTTCTTCAAACTTTAAACCTTCAGCACAATCATGGATTGAGTCTAGACAAAGTTAGATATTTTCCTTGTAACCGCAACATTAGTGCAAGTGAAAGAAAGCGTATTGAAATGAATGATTGTGCAGGAATTAACATTGTCAGGAATTTTAATTCCGTTGTTGTTGAAGCTGGTGGATACAAAAATGTGTCATTTCTAGAAAAAGATTGTAGAAATCTTGTTGACAAAGCTAGGCGATTACAGCTTGGAGAAGAAAATGCTATGACAATTTTAAA tattGATTTGGATGAGCATGATCGATTAAGGAATGTATTTTGGGCAGATCCGAGGAGTAGGGCTGTCTACAAATATTTTAGAGACATCATCACATTTGACACCACATATCTTACCAATAAGTATGACATGCCATTCTCTCCTGTTGTCGGAATTATTCATCATGGCTAG